One stretch of Desulfovibrio sp. UCD-KL4C DNA includes these proteins:
- a CDS encoding PilZ domain-containing protein produces the protein MPSNDKLSTIAFVDSPEKYKKSPIANEFNIKYCLTLDNFIHEVLKEKFTGLILDIPKVMKTPAYARNRIFSIAANHSLIRTKVESGKVVFVDDLSTFKQSYIENDCIMSRKSERVKINIPIRISAENDPAMANSFDGMVQNISKSGCLISTTNDIFDQDFLHLKFDELSNKLPIYVGIRWIKSTNDKMEGVGVKFITITPEQSSELQQKYITPNLKSDDS, from the coding sequence ATGCCTAGCAATGATAAACTGTCAACAATAGCTTTTGTTGACAGTCCAGAAAAATATAAAAAATCCCCAATAGCCAATGAGTTTAATATTAAATACTGCTTAACTCTGGACAATTTTATTCACGAAGTTCTGAAAGAAAAGTTTACAGGATTAATTCTCGATATCCCAAAAGTAATGAAAACTCCGGCTTATGCAAGAAACAGAATCTTCTCTATTGCAGCAAACCATTCACTTATAAGAACTAAAGTTGAATCAGGTAAAGTCGTTTTCGTTGATGACCTTTCAACTTTCAAACAAAGCTATATAGAGAATGACTGCATTATGAGCCGTAAAAGTGAACGGGTAAAAATAAATATTCCTATACGAATCAGCGCGGAAAACGACCCGGCAATGGCGAACAGTTTTGACGGAATGGTACAAAATATTTCAAAATCTGGCTGCCTTATAAGCACTACAAATGATATTTTTGATCAAGATTTTTTACATCTAAAATTTGATGAATTATCAAACAAACTACCTATATATGTTGGTATTCGCTGGATTAAATCTACAAATGATAAGATGGAGGGTGTTGGGGTAAAATTCATAACTATAACACCTGAACAATCTTCTGAATTACAGCAAAAATACATTACGCCGAACCTGAAATCAGACGATTCATAA